The following proteins are encoded in a genomic region of Candidatus Cloacimonas sp.:
- a CDS encoding YkgJ family cysteine cluster protein, with translation MCDFNCKKLKCADCCGPIPFEKVFYQSVLKFKQRPIVSEREVSSFGEDFIIPVTEDISCCFLTLENSCAIYEQRPQICRDFGNGTHEHLTCPKIEPNGKIRSKKNRKLLTKRIKKNIIK, from the coding sequence ATGTGTGATTTTAATTGCAAAAAACTAAAATGCGCTGATTGTTGCGGTCCAATACCATTTGAAAAAGTATTTTATCAAAGTGTTTTAAAGTTTAAGCAAAGACCGATAGTGTCAGAAAGAGAAGTTAGTTCATTCGGAGAAGATTTTATTATACCGGTTACGGAAGATATTAGTTGTTGTTTTTTGACATTAGAAAATAGTTGCGCAATTTATGAACAACGCCCGCAGATATGCCGAGATTTTGGCAATGGAACGCACGAACATTTAACTTGCCCTAAAATAGAGCCGAACGGAAAGATAAGAAGCAAGAAAAACAGGAAGCTATTGACAAAAAGAATAAAAAAGAATATAATAAAATAG
- a CDS encoding DUF3768 domain-containing protein, translating to MNEIKDGSSKVAELNDKARRLLPTGFQPSVTTFGIQDKFPDPRALLTEIANFNTFTEENDPYGEHDFGSINFGEDKSRNIKGTKVFWKIDYYAPDLIGGIDPLDPACVRIITIMLAEEY from the coding sequence ATGAACGAAATTAAAGACGGTTCAAGTAAAGTTGCAGAATTAAATGACAAAGCAAGAAGATTGTTGCCGACAGGATTTCAACCATCAGTAACAACTTTCGGAATACAAGACAAATTCCCAGACCCAAGAGCTTTGTTAACGGAGATCGCTAATTTTAATACATTCACAGAAGAAAACGACCCCTACGGCGAGCACGATTTTGGTTCAATCAATTTCGGCGAGGACAAGTCCCGAAATATAAAAGGAACTAAAGTTTTTTGGAAGATTGATTATTATGCGCCGGACTTGATAGGCGGAATTGACCCGCTCGACCCCGCTTGCGTAAGAATTATTACTATAATGCTTGCTGAGGAGTATTAA
- a CDS encoding replication protein gives MANPQAENGHIRVATELEDQLCTLPLSGSEWRFLRFIIRMSWGWNKKRTGGLGFKKICEGTALKRISALRASESLSEKNILIIHKEKNKNDYEFNKDYETWVVSNWIPKIVSKKILGSIKNDTISSIKNDTKLNSPITNYNHSLITNINRENQKINYKNLEKLDQMKKEAGLI, from the coding sequence ATGGCTAATCCGCAGGCAGAAAACGGACACATTCGAGTTGCTACAGAACTTGAAGATCAATTATGCACTTTACCACTTAGCGGTAGTGAGTGGAGATTTTTGCGTTTCATAATTCGTATGTCTTGGGGTTGGAATAAAAAGCGCACCGGCGGACTTGGATTTAAAAAGATTTGCGAAGGGACGGCTTTAAAAAGAATTTCAGCGTTGCGGGCTTCTGAATCTTTATCTGAAAAAAACATCTTAATCATTCATAAAGAAAAGAACAAAAACGACTATGAATTTAACAAGGATTATGAAACTTGGGTAGTATCAAATTGGATACCGAAAATAGTATCAAAAAAGATACTAGGTAGTATCAAAAATGATACCATTAGTAGTATCAAAAATGATACCAAATTGAACTCGCCTATAACCAATTATAACCATTCTTTAATAACCAATATAAACAGGGAAAATCAAAAAATAAATTATAAAAATTTAGAAAAATTAGACCAAATGAAAAAGGAAGCAGGGTTAATATGA
- a CDS encoding Hint domain-containing protein, which translates to MAEQNIEIDVINDPIIEISVSKEEPDITIEMTEAVPGPKGDEGLSVTGAEINNQGRLIVFLSDQTEIDAGLTKGAQGNKGDKGDTGLGLEFQWQGTQLGVRIEGQEEYIAVDLKGATGEAGPNQVSTSTDSSISGILKGKDGKVAQAQSGVDFETPGTAVGLVGILANLLTTAKDNIVNAINEIASNYQKKNTDGSVTVNQGTGISKWARSLTQYFAIETSTTSDELSHHAGTGSSKPFRISDYSDTGISLRTGKAGTQIKDRLFISSKNDATVGFIGINMISPAYLLDIFGGDVNIATGQVYRIGGIPIGKSDVGLTNVDNTSDVNKPVSTAQQTALNSKADLVGGLVPANQLPSFVDDVLSYANLAAFPVTGEDGKIYVAKDTNLTYRWTGTAYGVLDPSLAIGETSGTAYRGDRGKTAYDHSQSSGNPHNATTADISDSSDKRYVTDAQKTVIGNTSNTNSGDETPISLGSKINSATAKFTPANSDMIPIMDSEDSNVIKKSPWSGIKSALKTYFDTLYTTVASLANYLPLTGTSNSVDMGVHGVRSDGGYPYNPNGSNYTAPLYVRPGQSLIEGGYSLLEGTKVSTPDGEKNIEELKVGDVVNSYDLETNQPVTATITDNYQKTTPVYYLINDKIRCSFFHFFILSNGEKKSAFRLEIGDELKINNGTETIETKQIIREDRNIYGIELDNYHIYYADGYLVHNGGNEGEAVCIPIVYLGQDQQYMITDGGPVGVWYISDPNNGGEPKIVLGAPSPDGTVNSNGSLTLAVASIICPDGSGIKNISAPGIGPGLFGGSTDYNFPRGIMIGASSDVSENPAMANVQNVSSALRLKNSGLSDIIVTVTNGSDIITPTNAGDSFLSATPRLHINDSIKIINYTYNILAISEGQIQLDRIHEGYSSTSERVYVDRLMAQFINSAGIIKARLDRSGIYCGDKIELPHIIRKVASDTLQNHHDEERFSTSAGYFNIKGMQFPHGLNGSIRVRFDLKAATAGTTVTGQLINQSGVALGPEHTTTSSSYATFTDDIIRDWGLDEQLILKVKTASFGVNVYTRNLRVYYDDDPTVAVESINL; encoded by the coding sequence CAGACCGAAATTGATGCCGGTTTAACAAAAGGTGCGCAAGGAAATAAAGGCGACAAAGGCGATACCGGTTTAGGGTTAGAATTTCAATGGCAAGGCACTCAATTAGGGGTGAGGATTGAAGGTCAAGAAGAATATATTGCCGTTGACCTCAAGGGTGCAACCGGCGAAGCGGGTCCCAATCAAGTTTCAACCTCAACAGATTCAAGTATTTCAGGCATATTGAAAGGAAAAGACGGAAAAGTTGCACAAGCCCAAAGCGGGGTTGATTTTGAAACACCTGGCACCGCTGTCGGGTTGGTCGGTATTTTGGCTAATCTATTAACTACAGCCAAAGACAACATTGTTAATGCAATCAATGAAATTGCAAGCAATTATCAGAAGAAAAATACTGATGGTTCGGTTACGGTTAATCAAGGAACTGGAATTTCAAAATGGGCTAGAAGTTTGACACAATATTTCGCCATCGAAACATCAACTACTTCTGACGAACTTTCTCATCACGCCGGCACTGGATCATCAAAACCATTTAGAATTTCAGACTACTCAGACACTGGAATTTCGTTGAGAACGGGTAAGGCTGGAACTCAAATAAAAGACCGTTTATTTATCTCTTCAAAAAACGATGCCACGGTAGGGTTCATCGGCATCAATATGATTTCTCCGGCATACCTACTTGATATTTTTGGCGGTGATGTAAACATTGCCACTGGTCAAGTTTATCGCATCGGAGGAATCCCAATAGGGAAAAGCGATGTCGGATTGACTAATGTTGACAATACTTCAGATGTGAACAAGCCGGTTTCAACTGCGCAGCAGACTGCGCTTAATAGTAAGGCGGATTTAGTCGGTGGATTAGTCCCTGCGAATCAATTACCTTCATTTGTTGATGATGTTCTTTCCTATGCAAACTTGGCAGCATTTCCCGTTACCGGCGAAGACGGCAAGATTTATGTAGCAAAAGATACCAATCTGACCTATCGGTGGACTGGCACGGCATACGGTGTTCTTGATCCTTCTCTTGCTATCGGAGAGACATCTGGCACGGCATACCGAGGCGATCGAGGCAAAACGGCATATGATCATTCACAGTCATCTGGAAACCCACATAACGCAACAACCGCAGACATCAGTGATTCCTCTGACAAGAGATATGTTACTGACGCTCAAAAGACAGTCATTGGTAACACGTCCAATACAAACTCCGGTGACGAGACACCAATTTCATTGGGGAGCAAGATAAATAGCGCTACTGCTAAGTTCACCCCTGCTAACTCCGATATGATACCCATTATGGACTCGGAGGATTCTAACGTAATCAAAAAATCTCCTTGGTCTGGTATCAAGTCAGCCCTCAAGACATATTTCGATACTCTTTATACCACTGTTGCGTCATTGGCAAATTATCTTCCCCTGACGGGGACATCTAATAGCGTGGATATGGGTGTCCACGGAGTTCGTTCTGACGGCGGTTATCCCTACAATCCCAATGGAAGTAATTACACTGCTCCACTATATGTTAGACCAGGACAGTCTTTGATTGAAGGAGGCTATTCTCTTTTAGAAGGGACGAAAGTTTCAACTCCCGACGGAGAGAAAAATATTGAAGAACTTAAAGTCGGTGATGTTGTTAATTCTTATGACCTTGAAACCAATCAACCAGTAACCGCCACAATAACCGATAACTATCAAAAAACTACTCCTGTCTATTATCTAATAAACGACAAAATTCGTTGTAGTTTTTTCCACTTTTTTATTCTTTCAAACGGAGAAAAGAAGTCAGCTTTCCGTCTTGAAATCGGAGATGAACTAAAAATTAATAATGGCACTGAAACAATAGAGACAAAACAAATTATCCGAGAAGATAGAAACATCTATGGCATCGAGCTTGATAATTACCATATCTATTATGCCGACGGGTATCTAGTTCACAACGGCGGAAATGAAGGAGAGGCAGTTTGTATCCCAATCGTTTATTTGGGGCAAGATCAACAATATATGATTACTGACGGAGGTCCAGTTGGGGTTTGGTATATTTCTGATCCCAATAATGGAGGAGAACCAAAGATAGTGTTAGGAGCGCCAAGTCCAGATGGAACCGTAAATTCAAATGGATCACTCACCCTAGCTGTTGCTTCAATTATATGCCCTGACGGTTCTGGCATTAAGAATATTAGTGCTCCAGGAATAGGACCCGGTCTCTTCGGTGGATCAACCGATTATAATTTCCCTAGGGGTATTATGATAGGAGCTAGTTCTGACGTTTCAGAAAATCCAGCTATGGCTAACGTCCAAAATGTTTCCTCTGCTCTAAGACTTAAAAATTCAGGTTTAAGCGATATTATTGTTACGGTTACTAATGGAAGCGATATTATTACGCCGACTAACGCTGGGGACAGTTTTCTATCTGCTACGCCAAGACTCCATATAAATGACTCTATTAAGATCATTAACTACACGTATAATATTCTGGCAATATCAGAAGGTCAGATTCAACTCGATAGAATTCACGAAGGTTATTCCTCTACTTCTGAAAGAGTATATGTTGATAGGTTAATGGCACAATTCATCAATTCCGCTGGCATTATAAAAGCAAGATTAGATCGAAGTGGTATATATTGTGGTGATAAAATTGAACTTCCACATATTATACGCAAAGTTGCCTCTGACACTCTACAAAATCATCACGATGAAGAAAGATTTAGCACTTCAGCTGGTTATTTTAATATAAAAGGAATGCAATTTCCTCACGGTTTAAATGGTTCTATTAGGGTTAGATTCGACCTTAAAGCGGCGACTGCTGGCACTACCGTCACGGGTCAACTTATCAATCAATCCGGCGTTGCATTAGGACCAGAACATACAACGACTTCGTCATCCTATGCCACATTCACCGACGATATTATTCGTGATTGGGGATTGGATGAACAACTGATATTGAAAGTCAAAACCGCTTCATTCGGCGTTAATGTTTATACCCGTAATTTGCGAGTTTATTATGATGATGATCCGACAGTAGCGGTAGAATCAATAAACCTATAA